GGCTGCAAAGTTATCAGCACCAAAAACTTCTTTCCCCATCTGCAGGCAATCCCGAACGTCATTACCCGTACCGGTGCCCAGCAGTGGTTTGTCAGAATATTTTACAGCTGCATAAAACATGTCCTTATGTCTACTATCCTCAGGAATATCAGTCGGAGGAGTTATCTCCCCTCCATTTAGATGTATATGAGAATTCTGCTGATATAATTTTATGAATTTAAGGTAATCCTCATAATTAGAATATTTATCTTTACCCCGGTCCAGATTGAAGGGAGCGCTTAATGGCGGGCCCAGGATGGATTTATCGCCGCCTACTTTTACATTGTTATCGGTATTTCTGGCTTTTAGAGTAAAAGCTTCCGGTATTTGCTTAAGCGCTCTGGTAATCGCTGCTTCATCGAGAAAGACCCTGTTGCTTTCAGTTTTGATATCATTTTTCCGAAAAATATCAAGAGCTTTTTTATCATCAAATTTTACTCCGTCCTGTTCGAGAATTTCCACAGTCTGATTATGAATAAAATCAAGATCCTGTTCCGATAAAAGATTTTTCTGTAGTGCATTGTGATTTACCAAGTCATTTTTTAGGTTCATTTATTTAGCCTCATTTCTTTTTAGACTTTAGTAAGTCAATAGTATCATAGTTTTGGTTTTTATTGAAGGTTTGAAAACATAATATTTTGGATATCATATCTTATGATAAATGCAGGCGAAGTATAAAACTAATACGTGTATTACTTGTATTCAAAACTGCTTCGGAACAAAAAAGTGATGGGTTTTGCCCGGATTTACCGGAATAAGACGAAGAGGTCGGTGTTTTCAACCGCAGGGGAATAGGAGGGGGTCGGTAGGTTCAATTTTCAACCTACCGACCCCCTCCGTAATCTCTCTATTTCAAAAAGGGGAACTTAAATTAAGTTTGGCTAAATTACTTATTTTTGTAGAAGAATCTTTTTCATCGGCTTATATGGACAGGTGTGGGGCTATGTCAAAGTGTTCAGGTTTGTGTAAAAGAACTTCTGGAGCCGCTGGGTATGGAGAGAGAAGGGGTTGAATCTTTCATTGCCGGTATTAATCATATGGCCTGACTGCTCAAGCTTGAGCGAGAGGGAAAAAACCTCTATCCGGAAGTGAAAAAGAGAGCCAGAAAGCGGGAGGCTCCTCATGATGATATGATCAGGTATGAGATTATGAAACAATTCGGCTATTATGTGACAGAATCCAGCGAACATTTGGCCGAGTATCTACCCTATTTTATAAAAAGTACTCACCCGGAACTGATTGAGAAGTTTAATATCCCTCTGGATGAATATCCCCGCCGCTGTCAGGAGCAAATTGCTGAATGGGAGGAAAGGCGGGAGGAGCTGGTCAATGACAGTGATATAGAGCATGAGAAAACACACGAATACGCCTCCTATATAATTAAAGCCATAGAGACAGATGATCCCATACGTATTGGAGGCAATCTGCTGAACAGGGGGCTAAAGAAGAAATTATTCTGCCGGATATTCATCTCGGAGAGGAAACTGAGCTGTGGCTTGACCTTAGGTTCCAGCGACGGGAGCCCACAATGTGGTCTAAAGCCGGGAAAGTACTGGTCCAGCGCCAGCTTCAGCTGAAAGATATCAATTCTGAAGATTGTCAGGAGTTTAAAATTCAGATCGAAGGGAAACAGAGAAAACCGGCAGGCGGACTTCCACTGCAGTCAGCCCCGCCTTTTGATGTGCAGGAAAAAGAAGAAGAACTCGTTTTTGAAAATGTTGATAGGCAAATTGGTTTTGACCGAATGTCGGGTAAACTGCGTAATTACAGCCATCAAGGCCGAAAGCTGCTGCATTCCGGCCCCAGAATCAATCTCTGGCGTGTACCCGTTGATAATGACAAAAGCCAGGTAACGCGTGATTATGCCCGGGAATGGCGCAATCAGAGGATTCACCGTCTGCAGCGCACTGAGGAAGTCCATCTGCAGCTGATTTCTCAGGAACGGGGGCTGGGCTCTACCAGCTGTGGACCCGAGCTGCAGGATAAATATGAACTGGAATTATCAGAATTCCAGTTTTCTTTGCGATTAACTCCGCAATAAAATATGGTTCTTCTTATCGGTTGATAGATATCGTATAAAATTGCTATCATTACAATATAACTGAATAAGCTTTTTTGATACACCTATTTACCGACTGAACGCAGGAAAGATCTTTAATTTGTGATTTTGTGCTGAGGAAATTTATTGGAGGTTAAAGATGCTCACCATCAAATGCGCAGACTGCAAAACCAAGATCATGAAATATAAAAAGATAGGCAGAGGAAAAGTTTTGCGCTGCTATAGAGATAGAATAACCAGATTGTACGATTACAAAGTTGAAGGGGATGAATTGAAGTGTGGAAATTGTGGCAATGTGATAGGGGATATTGAGAAAAAACAGGTGGATATGAACCAGCATTCATTCACCTACAGCGGCCACAAAGAGAAAAAATAAATCAACAAAACTTTAACAGGATCAGCATTATAAGTTTTAGGGGGAAAAGTATGAGAGCGGTAGATATTATAGCTGATTATAAAAAGAAAAAGTATTTATATGAGCGGCTTACTGAAGCTGCGGATGAATTTATCGAAGAAATACTGGAGAACGATACCGATATCAATATTCATTCTATAAGAGCCCGGACTAAATCCGTTGAGAGTCTGGCGGAGAAAGTTAGAAGGCCGGGTAAAGATTATGAAAGTCTTGCGGAAATAAAAGATCTCACCGCTGTAAGGGTTGTTACGTATTTTGCCGATGAAATTGATGAGGTGGGGGTAGTTCTGGAAAATAATCTTGATATCGATCCCAGGCATTCTATCGATAAACGAAAGAGCTTCGATTATCAGGAATTCGGTTACAGTTCACTGCATAAAGTCGCCAGATTCAGACCAGATAAACATCCTGCCAGCTTGCAGGATGAATTATCCGATCTTTTTTTTGAAATTCAAATCCGTACCATTCTTCAGCACGCCTGGGCGGAGATAGAACATGACCTGGGATATAAGTACAAAGAGGAAATTCCTGATTCGATCAATCGCCGCTTTGCCCGGCTTTCTGCTCTGCTGGAAGTTGCTGATGATGAATTTATTAGTTTGAGAGATGACCTGGAAAAATATGAAGATAAAATCCAACAGCAGATAAAAGCTCAGCCGGAGGATGTCGATATAAATAAGCTCACTCTGGAACAATTTATGAAGATCGATGAAGTTATGAAAGATTTGATCGCCTATATAGATGAATGGTCACAAAATCTCCCCCGAAAAACAACCGGCAAGGATTTCTTTTTGGGTGAGGCGGTCAAGGGTATAAAACTTATCGGCATGTCCAATATTGCCGGGTTGAAGAAGATCATTCGCGAATACGAGCAGCTGGTCAAAGAGAGCTTTGATCTTGTTTTTGCTCGTGATAAGGAGCTGCCAGGCTGGTCACCCAGCATGATTTTATTCGCACTGATTTTGATCTATGGAGCGGTGAACTATGACCGGGACGATCTGCAAAATTTATATGCGGAGCTGGGATTCCGCCCGCGCGAAAATTTTGAGAAAAAAGTTATAAATAAGGCTGAAGACTTATTACAAATGTAAAAACTGAGGTGTATGCTC
The nucleotide sequence above comes from Halarsenatibacter silvermanii. Encoded proteins:
- a CDS encoding GTP pyrophosphokinase, with product MRAVDIIADYKKKKYLYERLTEAADEFIEEILENDTDINIHSIRARTKSVESLAEKVRRPGKDYESLAEIKDLTAVRVVTYFADEIDEVGVVLENNLDIDPRHSIDKRKSFDYQEFGYSSLHKVARFRPDKHPASLQDELSDLFFEIQIRTILQHAWAEIEHDLGYKYKEEIPDSINRRFARLSALLEVADDEFISLRDDLEKYEDKIQQQIKAQPEDVDINKLTLEQFMKIDEVMKDLIAYIDEWSQNLPRKTTGKDFFLGEAVKGIKLIGMSNIAGLKKIIREYEQLVKESFDLVFARDKELPGWSPSMILFALILIYGAVNYDRDDLQNLYAELGFRPRENFEKKVINKAEDLLQM